Proteins encoded in a region of the Salvelinus fontinalis isolate EN_2023a chromosome 17, ASM2944872v1, whole genome shotgun sequence genome:
- the LOC129813867 gene encoding zinc fingers and homeoboxes protein 1-like, with protein sequence MATQVDRNRRIGLEVNMKESSQCDVTWTENEGKHTSLHSSKTSHYQITNGKSNLSSDPSATDSDVSEGRDGGVSFSTNHNSVVCLPLVSEGLKLVWTQSDQTRELDTIPELVQAFNVFPYPTSREVNALARLCALPLDKVKVWFMVQRIKYGISWASEEIEETRRKLAGPERTNDYANEKEIKIGNGCGAISVETEDDDQINNGLHSYLLHPRKRARHETPEPCKPAATVQHFSSSLPPPQDSYYYRPPVDMPATTATDASLSLSETSLGSPQQQQRGRYKKTKAQLAVLRSSFLRENWPAETELRRLQEETSLSRNDIRKWFSDSRYQLRNGRGLLGTSMVYPQLTTGDAKNESQQLRPLPLVAHRPRDQENGVEVQGRAQEKGARSNGVKDSHFFQNFLSNSLEAFGEGAVGVEAEEDEVAEEASVHTETVKEENEAVVKQEKPLHFMGSKNPEIKQSPSAVTISTSPLPLHSTTPSTLTANKRSSSSTSTVQRSARSAKASLTALSLSSPPSTSSPLLTPAGRPRKTKEQLDILKEHFLRCQWPKSEDYTQLVELTGLPRADVSQWFGDTRYAVKNGQLRWVQGVREQFREQFLAELATQQNGSGGNGSSGTPRVTGSRKRKSQVNGATAPTSTADSPDINPLEVYHRSTGVLHEKDLDALCKKSRMSYQQVRDWFASQESKAFDPEPNVTD encoded by the coding sequence ATGGCAACACAGGTTGACCGTAACAGAAGAATAGGACTGGAGGTAAACATGAAGGAGTCATCCCAGTGTGATGTCACATGGACAGAGAATGAAGGAAAGCATACCTCCCTGCATTCCTCCAAGACTTCACACTATCAGATCACCAATGGAAAGAGCAATCTATCCTCTGACCCCAGTGCAACAGACAGTGATGTAAGCGAGGGCAGAGATGGGGGTGTTAGTTTCAGCACCAACCATAACTCTGTGGTGTGCCTGCCTTTGGTCTCTGAGGGCCTGAAGCTAGTATGGACACAGTCAGATCAGACACGTGAGCTTGACACCATCCCAGAGCTGGTCCAGGCATTCAATGTGTTCCCATACCCAACATCTCGTGAGGTGAATGCCTTGGCACGGCTTTGTGCCCTGCCTCTGGACAAAGTCAAGGTCTGGTTCATGGTGCAGAGAATCAAATACGGTATCAGCTGGGCCTCAGAGGAGATTGAGGAGACGCGTCGCAAGCTGGCCGGACCTGAGCGGACTAACGACTATGCAAATGAGAAGGAGATAAAAATTGGGAATGGGTGTGGGGCAATATCTGTGGAGACAGAGGACGATGATCAAATTAATAATGGTCTTCACTCCTACCTGCTTCACCCAAGAAAACGAGCCAGACATGAGACCCCAGAACCCTGCAAACCAGCCGCCACTGTCCAACATTTCAgttcctctctcccaccccctcagGATTCATACTACTACCGCCCTCCTGTGGACATGCCAGCAACTACCGCAACTGATGCTTCCCTGAGCCTCTCTGAGACCTCACTTGGCTCTCCACAGCAACAACAACGCGGACGCTACAAAAAGACCAAAGCCCAACTTGCAGTCCTTCGCAGCAGCTTCCTGCGGGAAAACTGGCCCGCAGAGACTGAGCTCCGACGCCTGCAGGAGGAAACCAGCCTGAGCCGCAATGACATCCGCAAGTGGTTTAGCGACAGCCGGTACCAGCTTAGAAATGGGCGTGGACTGCTTGGAACATCCATGGTCTATCCTCAGTTGACTACAGGAGACGCAAAGAACGAATCTCAGCAACTTCGACCTCTTCCACTCGTAGCACACAGGCCTCGGGATCAAGAAAATGGTGTTGAAGTGCAAGGAAGGGCTCAAGAGAAGGGAGCTCGCAGCAACGGAGTGAAAGATTCACACTTCTTCCAGAACTTTCTGTCAAACAGCTTGGAGGCATTTGGGGAGGGAGCAGTGGGAGTGGAGGCAGAGGAGGACGAGGTTGCGGAGGAAGCCTCAGTTCACACTGAAACTGTTAAGGAAGAGAACGAGGCGGTGGTGAAACAAGAAAAGCCTCTACACTTTATGGGCAGTAAGAACCCAGAGATTAAACAATCACCATCAGCCGTTACCATCTCCACTTCCCCCCTCCCCTTGCATTCTACCACCCCTTCAACTTTGACTGCTAATAAGCGTAGTTCTTCTAGCACCAGCACGGTGCAGAGGTCTGCTCGCTCAGCCAAAGCCTCACTGacagccctgtctctctccagtcctccctcAACCTCGTCTCCTCTTCTTACACCCGCTGGCCGACCACGGAAGACCAAGGAACAACTGGACATACTAAAGGAGCACTTCTTGCGGTGCCAGTGGCCTAAGAGTGAGGACTACACCCAGCTGGTAGAGCTCACAGGCTTGCCTCGTGCAGATGTCAGCCAGTGGTTTGGGGATACGCGCTATGCTGTTAAAAATGGTCAGCTACGTTGGGTGCAGGGGGTCCGTGAGCAATTCCGAGAGCAATTCCTGGCTGAATTAGCCACACAGCAAAATGGCAGTGGTGGAAACGGTTCCAGTGGAACCCCTCGGGTTACGGGTAGCCGCAAACGAAAGTCTCAAGTGAATGGCGCAACAGCACCAACATCCACTGCAGATTCCCCGGACATCAATCCGCTGGAGGTTTACCATCGCTCGACAGGGGTTCTTCATGAGAAAGACCTTGATGCCCTTTGCAAAAAGTCACGAATGAGCTACCAGCAGGTGCGGGACTGGTTTGCATCTCAGGAGAGCAAGGCATTTGACCCAGAGCCCAATGTTACTGATTGA
- the LOC129813869 gene encoding RING finger protein 212B-like, whose product MDWFHCNSCFRREGQNFAVSSCGHICCEGCINPNKKHCTVCGASCNYLAISDQMKPQEQVFFKDPVKLIQSRLEHIAQIALFQQRQKERVIVYFKNKSMELERRLKDVTDQCYRQVLELKRENAELKKPLSQRRASPGQFQTNGSAQRMSLPVAVTSPVTPRSRPVSHQGFAETQERFRDRNPRLTLATPPGSATSISSLSSLHERGGFRTPTIISTPTRSENLTPNIFQFLTGSSLHSPRPFRNGQ is encoded by the exons ATGGACTGGTTCCACTGTAACAGCTGCTTCCGAAGAGAGGGGCAGAACTTTGCTGTCTCCAGCtgtggtcacatctgctgtgaagGCTGCATCAACCCCAATAAAA AACATTGCACTGTGTGTGGAGCCAGCTGCAATTACCTGGCCATCTCAGACCAG ATGAAGCCTCAGGAGCAGGTGTTCTTCAAAGACCCTGTGAAGCTCATTCAGTCTCGTCTGGAGCACATAGCACAG ATTGCTCTATTCCAGCAAAGGCAGAAGGAAAGGGTCATTGTCTACTTCAAAAACAAATCTATGGAGCTGGAGAGGAGACTGAAGGATGTGACAGATCAGTGTTACAG GCAAGTTTTAGAGCTGAAAAGAGAGAATGCCGAGTTGAAGAAACCTCTCTCTCAGAGGAGG GCATCACCTGGACAATTTCAAACAAATGG CAGTGCCCAAAGGATGTCTCTCCCAGTGGCTGTTACCTCCCCAG TCACCCCTCGCTCACGTCCTGTTAG CCACCAAGGCTTTGCTGAAACCCAGGAGAGATTCAGAGATAGAAACCCTAGGCTCACCCTCGCA ACTCCGCCTGGTTCTGCCACATCAATCTCCAGCCTGAGCTCTCTGCACGAGCGTGGTGGCTTCA GGACTCCCACCATTATTAGCACTCCCACCCG GTCTGAGAATCTGACTCCGAACATTTTCCAGTTCTTGACTGGGTCATCACTGCACTCCCCAAGGCCTTTCAGAAATGGCCAGTAA
- the LOC129814575 gene encoding uncharacterized protein LOC129814575: protein MSLLWQCAIVLAVVAAASAANEDFNVDCEKHSIKVTWKVSPELVENAARLFLGHCVPSTFSVLPTGEGMATFHYNLNGCAIKKRVTGKKHIYSTNLTYRPDRKPKPAAISHHIKCVYIRPEGWIPPFLIPAYGSAEGHGGLVFHMALLNEDLTGLAKTSLFPLGSFIPIWAAVDQKDHQPLLLLLEECVAATTPELQSASLVYPIITNKGCLADGKTGNSRFLPRYHSSAILLYLQSFKFALGEEVYIHCKLVAWDPEVFDIEKKACHYIKETGEWELLDDPSQSDLCKCCDSSCKPRLKRGVDSEPQGLVQNSVLGPLTIVENSETQIPSEFVKYPTVEQGMAVFSVSTAI, encoded by the exons ATGTCTCTCCTTTGGCAATGTGCAATTGTTTtggctgttgtagcagcagcaAGCGCTGCCAATGAAG ATTTTAATGTGGATTGTGAGAAACACTCCATTAAAGTGACATGGAAGGTCAGTCCAGAGTTGGTTGAAAATGCTGCCCGTCttttccttggacactgtgttcCGTCCACATTTTCTGTTCTTCCCACGGGAGAAGGGATGGCGACATTCCACTACAACCTCAATGGCTGTGCCATCAAGAAACGG GTGACTGGCAAAAAACACATCTATTCAACCAACCTGACTTACAGACCTGACCGAAAGCCCAAACCTGCTGCTATTAGTCACCATATTAAGTGTGTTTACATAAG ACCTGAGGGATGGATTCCCCCATTCCTTATCCCTGCCTATGGTAGTGCTGAGGGTCATGGAGGATTGGTTTTCCACATGGCACTCCTCAATG AAGACCTTACTGGTCTGGCTAAGACCAGCCTGTTTCCCCTGGGCTCTTTCATCCCCATCTGGGCAGCAGTGGATCAGAAGGACCATCAGCCCTTGCTGCTGCTCTTGGAGGAGTGTGTGGCGGCCACAACACCAGAACTGCAGTCTGCGAGCCTGGTGTACCCCATCATCACCAACAAGGG TTGCCTTGCAGATGGGAAGACTGGGAACTCCAGGTTCCTGCCTAGGTACCACTCGTCTGCTATTCTGCTTTACCTGCAGTCCTTCAAGTTTGCCCTAGGCGAGGAA GTGTATATTCATTGTAAGCTTGTTGCATGGGACCCTGAGGTTTTTGATATAGAAAAGAAGGCCTGCCACTACATTAAAGAGACTGGAGA ATGGGAGCTGCTGGACGACCCGTCTCAAAGTGACCTCTGCAAGTGCTGTGACTCGAGTTGCAAGCCTCGGTTGAAGAGGGGTGTGGATTCAG aaCCCCAGGGCCTGGTTCAAAACTCTGTTCTTGGACCGCTCACAATAGTGGAAAACTCTGAAACCCAGATCCCCAGTGAATTTGTAAAATATCCTACTGTAGAACAAG GGATGGCTGTCTTTTCTGTCTCCACAGCCATCTAA